In Saccharothrix violaceirubra, the following are encoded in one genomic region:
- a CDS encoding tyrosine-type recombinase/integrase — MSDPVQLPIGVSLSTDVEHRPDRRTPYRARARWVDPVTKKRSSKSESFDTETEARDWLDALILAAATGLNPAVATMSLTDYGNANMGLAMRGLEAKTLDPYLAGWRKRVVPTLGHIPVRMITNGVVDRAVHAWIADECSRSTVKNSIAPLVRVMEQALRDGLIDRNPARVSGWQREYARAEDELDDPRSLALPDWETLVRLSDALVARSHGEFRGWGNVVLFAACTAARIGEVSGCRVGDLDTTEWIWRIRRQTTTSPGGLVDKGTKGKRARTVPLIEEIRPLVQASIDRVGRDPDARLFTGPRGGRISTAVLRDATHWDEVVAALGYEHLRRHSLRHTGLTWMADAGVPVHHLQRIAGHGSLTTTQRYLHPDRRSVTDAGEMLSRHLRSPRRPNLRAV, encoded by the coding sequence ATGAGCGATCCGGTGCAACTTCCGATCGGGGTGTCGCTCTCCACCGATGTCGAACACCGCCCTGATCGACGGACGCCCTACCGGGCTCGCGCGCGGTGGGTCGACCCGGTCACCAAGAAGCGTTCTTCGAAGTCGGAATCCTTCGACACGGAGACCGAAGCCCGGGACTGGCTGGACGCGCTCATCCTCGCCGCTGCCACCGGGCTCAACCCCGCCGTCGCGACCATGAGCCTCACCGACTACGGCAACGCCAACATGGGGTTGGCCATGCGCGGTCTGGAGGCGAAGACGCTGGACCCGTATCTGGCGGGCTGGCGGAAGCGGGTCGTGCCCACTCTCGGCCACATCCCGGTCCGGATGATCACCAACGGCGTCGTGGACCGTGCGGTGCACGCCTGGATCGCGGACGAGTGCAGCCGATCGACGGTGAAGAACAGCATCGCACCGCTTGTCCGCGTCATGGAGCAAGCGTTGCGGGACGGGTTGATCGACCGGAATCCGGCCCGGGTCAGCGGATGGCAGCGCGAGTACGCCCGTGCGGAAGACGAGTTGGACGATCCCCGTTCCCTGGCGCTGCCGGACTGGGAAACGCTCGTTCGGCTCTCGGACGCGCTGGTGGCCCGTTCGCACGGCGAGTTCCGAGGCTGGGGCAACGTCGTACTGTTCGCCGCGTGCACCGCTGCCCGCATCGGGGAGGTGTCCGGATGCCGTGTCGGTGACCTCGACACGACGGAGTGGATCTGGCGCATCCGACGACAGACCACCACGTCCCCCGGCGGCCTGGTGGACAAAGGCACGAAAGGCAAACGCGCCCGCACCGTTCCCCTGATCGAGGAAATCCGGCCACTGGTCCAAGCCAGCATCGACCGAGTCGGCCGTGATCCCGACGCCCGCCTGTTCACCGGGCCTCGGGGTGGCCGGATTTCCACGGCGGTCCTGCGGGACGCGACGCATTGGGACGAGGTCGTAGCCGCACTCGGATACGAACACCTGCGGCGGCACAGCCTGCGGCACACCGGACTGACGTGGATGGCGGACGCCGGTGTTCCCGTGCACCACCTCCAGCGCATCGCCGGACACGGGTCGCTGACCACCACCCAGCGGTACCTGCACCCGGACCGGCGCTCGGTCACCGACGCGGGCGAAATGCTGTCCCGCCACCTGCGGTCCCCACGTCGGCCGAACCTCCGCGCCGTGTGA
- a CDS encoding replication initiator — MTDLVPAVTSDVAAMTSAERARLPLTLDVVKAAAEQHGVCVRPVLREVVDLDSGEVRIVGVRCNSTRTSRCPACADRNRRSRMAQCREGWHLATEPVAERHAPTADQVALITYRADLTAEYRRAKHEDAHDQVDDLREALREADADIRAEGVRGGLPAVERTAKPPARSTRRRQDSPNLPRRAVSKRTVGREFAGRYRPSTFITLTLDTYGKVGPTGAPVDPDTYDYRRAARDAVHFASLVDRWWQNLRRVVGFDVQYFGTVEPQRRVTPHAHFAVRGSIPHRIVRQVTAATYLQVWWPPHDHPVYGGDRLPVWNADARTFTDPDTGKALTTWADAVADLDKPAHLATFGPQVHSKGILGGTEEAGRHVGYLTKYLTKSITEVVDADSSPRLADHADRLAAELAVTPCSQRCAVWLLYGVQPQGTTSRTTPGHCKGKAHRRDTLGLPGRRVLVSRRWSGKTLAEHKADRTAFVREALAAAGIETPTTDTARLRWAPVRPGDPHVPSRTELLLHMIAQRLAWKADYERARAVPDVSAVPPAAA, encoded by the coding sequence ATGACCGACCTCGTTCCTGCGGTCACCTCGGACGTGGCCGCGATGACCTCGGCCGAACGTGCACGGCTGCCCCTGACGCTGGACGTGGTCAAGGCTGCGGCCGAACAGCACGGCGTGTGCGTCCGGCCCGTGCTGCGGGAAGTCGTCGACCTGGACAGCGGCGAGGTGCGCATCGTGGGCGTCCGCTGCAACTCCACGCGCACGTCCCGGTGCCCGGCCTGCGCCGATCGCAACCGACGTTCACGCATGGCACAGTGCCGGGAAGGCTGGCACCTCGCCACTGAACCCGTCGCCGAACGCCACGCCCCGACCGCCGATCAAGTCGCCCTGATCACCTACCGGGCCGACCTCACCGCCGAGTACCGACGCGCGAAGCACGAGGACGCGCACGACCAGGTGGACGACCTCCGCGAAGCACTACGCGAGGCAGACGCGGACATCCGGGCGGAAGGAGTCCGCGGTGGCCTCCCCGCCGTGGAACGCACCGCCAAACCTCCGGCCCGCTCCACTCGGCGTCGCCAGGACTCGCCGAACCTGCCCCGCCGTGCCGTGTCCAAGCGGACAGTGGGTCGCGAGTTCGCCGGACGCTACCGACCATCGACCTTCATCACCCTGACCCTGGACACCTACGGCAAGGTCGGTCCGACCGGCGCTCCGGTCGACCCGGACACCTACGACTACCGACGGGCGGCCCGCGACGCCGTCCACTTCGCGTCGCTGGTCGACCGGTGGTGGCAGAACCTGCGCCGGGTCGTCGGCTTCGACGTGCAGTACTTCGGCACGGTCGAGCCGCAACGGCGCGTCACCCCGCACGCCCACTTCGCCGTGCGCGGCTCGATCCCCCACCGGATCGTCCGCCAGGTCACCGCAGCCACCTACCTCCAGGTCTGGTGGCCACCGCACGACCACCCCGTCTACGGCGGCGACCGCCTGCCTGTGTGGAACGCCGACGCCCGGACCTTCACCGACCCCGACACCGGCAAGGCGTTGACCACCTGGGCCGACGCCGTGGCCGACCTCGACAAACCCGCACACCTCGCCACGTTCGGCCCCCAGGTGCACTCGAAAGGCATCCTCGGCGGCACGGAGGAAGCCGGACGACACGTCGGCTACCTGACCAAGTACCTCACGAAGTCGATCACCGAGGTAGTCGACGCCGACAGCTCGCCACGCCTGGCCGACCACGCCGACCGCCTGGCCGCCGAACTCGCGGTGACACCGTGCTCCCAACGTTGCGCGGTATGGCTGCTCTACGGCGTCCAACCACAAGGCACGACCTCACGCACGACACCCGGCCACTGCAAGGGCAAGGCACACCGCCGGGACACCCTCGGCCTGCCCGGCCGCCGAGTCCTGGTCTCCCGCCGCTGGTCGGGCAAGACCCTCGCCGAACACAAGGCGGACCGCACCGCGTTCGTCCGCGAAGCCCTCGCGGCGGCGGGAATCGAGACTCCGACCACGGACACCGCCCGACTGCGCTGGGCACCCGTACGCCCCGGCGACCCACACGTCCCGTCACGCACCGAACTGCTCCTGCACATGATCGCCCAACGCCTGGCGTGGAAGGCGGACTACGAACGGGCCAGAGCGGTGCCCGATGTTTCAGCAGTCCCACCGGCAGCCGCTTGA
- a CDS encoding IclR family transcriptional regulator domain-containing protein: MEKAVLRVRVAAPVRGPNGDVVAAVSVVVPIETRTDTVLPAVRAGGRAISRALGRRTP; encoded by the coding sequence GTGGAGAAGGCCGTGCTGCGGGTGCGGGTGGCCGCCCCGGTGCGCGGCCCGAACGGCGACGTGGTGGCTGCCGTCTCCGTGGTGGTGCCGATCGAGACCCGCACCGACACCGTGCTGCCCGCCGTGCGGGCCGGTGGCCGGGCTATTTCACGCGCGTTGGGCCGGCGCACGCCGTAG
- a CDS encoding AMED_5909 family protein, which produces MSGAYGPERVSGQGIAPENLPGEWAEAENVLTLREAHILAWRLRPRPGATDAAQLLFHRRAATLYRLVADKDAAHQHESLACATVEDNHAEKLTKTERE; this is translated from the coding sequence ATGAGCGGGGCCTACGGACCTGAACGGGTTTCCGGTCAGGGCATCGCGCCGGAAAACTTGCCCGGTGAGTGGGCCGAAGCCGAGAACGTCCTGACGTTGCGGGAGGCCCACATCCTTGCCTGGCGACTCCGGCCGAGGCCCGGTGCGACGGACGCCGCCCAACTTCTGTTCCATCGACGGGCGGCGACGCTCTACCGACTGGTCGCGGACAAAGATGCCGCGCACCAACACGAATCCCTTGCCTGCGCGACGGTGGAGGACAACCACGCGGAGAAGCTGACCAAGACCGAACGGGAGTAG
- the cutA gene encoding divalent-cation tolerance protein CutA, which translates to MSGQLATLGSAIRSERDDVTDEHVVVISTTDSAESAAELAKAIVDARLAACVQVSSPIRSVYRWDGVVQDDQEWQLWIKSARDRLDELTAFIKANHSYDTPEVVALPIVGGNPDYLKWITDETRG; encoded by the coding sequence ATGAGCGGTCAGCTCGCTACGCTCGGGTCGGCAATCCGATCTGAGAGGGACGACGTGACGGATGAGCACGTGGTGGTCATCTCGACCACCGACAGCGCCGAGAGTGCGGCTGAACTCGCGAAGGCGATCGTGGACGCCAGGCTGGCCGCGTGCGTGCAGGTCAGCAGCCCGATTCGCAGCGTCTACCGCTGGGACGGAGTGGTCCAGGACGATCAGGAGTGGCAGCTCTGGATCAAGTCGGCCCGTGATCGCCTGGACGAGCTGACCGCGTTCATCAAGGCGAACCACTCCTACGACACGCCCGAGGTGGTCGCGCTGCCGATCGTCGGCGGCAATCCCGACTACCTGAAGTGGATCACTGACGAAACTCGGGGCTAG
- a CDS encoding lysophospholipid acyltransferase family protein: protein MSGSGRLPEGGRDGVHDFGRWISRVPLRLGYRVRVHHADRVPTTGPVVVVANHSSLADGPLLFGIVPRRTVFLIKNEMFRGPVGRFLRRLGQLPVRRGEPDRAPLIAAQKVLRAGGVVGVFPEGTRGSGDVAEAQKGAAWLARSTGALVVPVACRGTRRPAGTGRRFRPKVDVLFGEAFELPADKGRQALVAATEHVRDRLAMLVAELDDQRGEGS, encoded by the coding sequence GTGAGCGGGTCGGGTCGGCTCCCCGAAGGCGGTCGCGACGGGGTGCACGACTTCGGTCGGTGGATCTCGCGCGTGCCGCTCAGGCTCGGGTACCGGGTGCGGGTGCACCACGCGGACCGCGTGCCGACCACCGGACCCGTCGTGGTCGTGGCCAACCACAGCTCGTTGGCCGACGGTCCACTGCTGTTCGGGATCGTGCCGCGACGCACGGTGTTCCTGATCAAGAACGAGATGTTCCGGGGTCCGGTCGGGCGGTTCCTGCGCAGGCTGGGCCAACTGCCGGTCCGGCGCGGCGAGCCCGACCGCGCACCGTTGATCGCGGCCCAGAAGGTGTTGCGCGCCGGCGGTGTCGTCGGCGTCTTCCCCGAGGGCACGCGGGGTTCGGGCGACGTCGCGGAGGCGCAGAAGGGCGCCGCGTGGCTGGCCCGCTCGACCGGCGCGCTCGTCGTGCCCGTCGCCTGCCGGGGCACCCGGCGCCCGGCCGGTACCGGACGTCGGTTCCGGCCGAAGGTGGACGTGCTGTTCGGCGAGGCTTTCGAGCTGCCCGCCGACAAGGGTAGGCAGGCGCTCGTCGCCGCCACCGAGCACGTCCGCGACCGCTTGGCCATGCTGGTGGCCGAGCTGGACGACCAGCGAGGAGAGGGATCGTGA
- a CDS encoding tyrosine-type recombinase/integrase has protein sequence MDVGVIVDGKENGSDGSGRNSWQVRYFRDDGTIGSKSGFRSEDEAKAEARRIDDIHHGSTSTDNPPAKSGAAPVVVNDWIDLWFDGIDVAPTTLAQYERLAQYESLTRNHIRPRWGSGHLVDIGNLAAHTWAAELRSGGLADSTVKTIMKPLAMILADAADENLLDHNPIRPRRRRRHHRTREIVWDQPHQALRVALQAASLVGPWAGVLDITAAWTGARWGELTGLRRGNLHLDDGRFVIDPDVGALHEIDRTLQLGPPKTAESARTVTLPPFLVELLRLHLDTHDHPHVFVTEHHALLRRSNFSRRAMRPAADGNLHSSSPRVRVHPVAPEIERRILDTLQQRWIDALAGLGATSQPDLLAALPSVSRPMTEGVAS, from the coding sequence GTGGACGTCGGTGTGATCGTGGACGGGAAGGAGAACGGTTCCGATGGAAGCGGACGGAACTCCTGGCAAGTCCGGTACTTCCGCGACGACGGGACGATCGGTTCGAAGTCGGGCTTCCGCAGCGAGGACGAGGCGAAAGCCGAAGCCCGCAGGATCGACGACATCCACCACGGCTCCACGAGCACCGACAACCCGCCGGCGAAGTCCGGCGCGGCCCCGGTGGTCGTGAACGACTGGATCGACCTGTGGTTCGACGGCATCGACGTCGCCCCCACGACACTGGCCCAGTACGAAAGACTGGCCCAGTACGAAAGCCTGACCCGCAACCACATCCGGCCACGGTGGGGGAGCGGCCACCTCGTCGACATCGGCAACCTGGCCGCCCACACCTGGGCCGCCGAACTGCGCTCGGGCGGACTCGCGGACAGCACCGTGAAAACCATCATGAAGCCGCTGGCCATGATCCTCGCCGACGCGGCCGACGAGAACCTCCTCGACCACAACCCCATCCGCCCACGACGACGCCGACGCCACCACCGCACCCGCGAAATCGTCTGGGACCAACCCCACCAAGCCCTGCGGGTCGCACTCCAAGCCGCGTCCCTGGTCGGCCCATGGGCGGGCGTCCTGGACATCACCGCAGCCTGGACCGGAGCCCGCTGGGGCGAACTGACCGGCCTGCGTCGCGGCAACCTCCACCTCGACGACGGCCGCTTCGTCATCGACCCCGACGTCGGCGCACTGCACGAGATCGACCGAACCCTCCAACTCGGCCCACCCAAGACCGCCGAGTCCGCCCGAACCGTGACCCTGCCACCGTTCCTCGTGGAACTGCTCCGCCTCCACCTCGACACCCACGACCACCCGCACGTGTTCGTCACCGAACACCACGCGCTCCTACGACGCTCCAACTTCTCCCGCCGCGCCATGCGTCCGGCAGCCGATGGCAACCTCCACAGCTCCAGCCCGCGAGTCCGGGTACACCCGGTCGCACCCGAGATCGAACGCAGGATCCTCGACACCCTTCAACAGCGATGGATCGACGCCCTCGCCGGACTCGGAGCCACCTCTCAGCCCGACCTGCTGGCGGCTCTTCCCTCCGTGAGTCGACCCATGACGGAGGGTGTCGCCTCCTGA
- the der gene encoding ribosome biogenesis GTPase Der produces the protein MTDLDGTWADESDWAAFDDADFADDQAAAPQPVLAVVGRPNVGKSTLVNRIIGRREAVVQDVPGVTRDRVAYDALWNGRKFTVVDTGGWEPDATGMMASVAAQAELAMNTADAILFVVDATVGATTTEEAAVKVLRRSKRPVLLVANKVDDERLLAEVASLWSLGLGEPLPVSGLHGRGSGDVLDKILDVLPETPRDTFESARGGPRRVALVGRPNVGKSSLLNRLTGEERAVVDSVAGTTVDPVDSLVELDDEVWRFVDTAGLRKRVNFASGAEYYASLRTKAAIESAEVAIVLLDAAEPLSEQDLRVLSMVVDSGRACVLAFNKWDLVDEDRRHAMVRELERGLVRVPWAERVNISALTGRSVRKLAPALRTALTSWDTRVPTGRLNSWLTELIAATPPPVRSGKQPKVLFATQAATRPPTFVLFTTGFLEAGYRRFIERRLREEFGFEGSPVRISVRVREKRPKK, from the coding sequence GTGACGGACTTGGACGGCACGTGGGCGGACGAGTCCGACTGGGCCGCGTTCGACGACGCGGACTTCGCGGACGACCAGGCCGCAGCGCCGCAGCCGGTGCTGGCCGTGGTGGGCAGGCCGAACGTCGGCAAGTCGACCCTGGTCAACCGGATCATCGGCCGGCGCGAGGCCGTCGTGCAGGACGTGCCGGGCGTGACGCGTGACCGGGTGGCCTACGACGCGCTGTGGAACGGCCGCAAGTTCACGGTCGTCGACACCGGCGGTTGGGAGCCCGACGCGACCGGGATGATGGCGTCGGTCGCCGCCCAGGCCGAGCTGGCGATGAACACGGCGGACGCGATCCTGTTCGTCGTCGACGCGACCGTGGGCGCCACGACGACCGAGGAAGCGGCCGTGAAGGTGCTGCGGCGGTCCAAGCGTCCGGTGCTGCTCGTGGCCAACAAGGTCGACGACGAACGCCTGCTGGCCGAGGTGGCGTCCCTGTGGTCGTTGGGGCTCGGCGAGCCGTTGCCCGTGAGCGGCCTGCACGGCCGGGGTTCGGGCGACGTGCTGGACAAGATCCTGGACGTGCTGCCGGAGACCCCGCGCGACACCTTCGAGTCCGCTCGCGGCGGCCCGCGGCGGGTGGCCCTGGTCGGTCGGCCGAACGTGGGCAAGTCGTCCCTGCTCAACCGCCTGACGGGCGAGGAGCGCGCGGTCGTCGACTCGGTGGCGGGCACCACCGTCGACCCGGTGGACTCGCTGGTGGAACTCGACGACGAGGTGTGGCGGTTCGTCGACACGGCGGGCCTGCGCAAGCGGGTCAACTTCGCGTCGGGCGCGGAGTACTACGCGTCGTTGCGGACGAAGGCGGCCATCGAGTCCGCCGAGGTGGCGATCGTGCTGCTGGACGCGGCCGAGCCGTTGAGCGAGCAGGACCTGCGGGTGCTGTCGATGGTCGTCGACTCGGGCCGCGCGTGCGTGCTGGCGTTCAACAAGTGGGACCTGGTCGACGAGGACCGGCGCCACGCCATGGTCCGGGAGCTGGAGCGCGGCCTGGTCCGCGTGCCGTGGGCGGAGCGCGTCAACATCTCGGCGCTGACGGGGCGTTCGGTGCGCAAGCTGGCGCCGGCCCTGCGTACCGCGTTGACGTCGTGGGACACCCGCGTGCCGACCGGGCGCCTCAACTCGTGGCTGACGGAACTGATCGCCGCCACCCCGCCGCCGGTGCGGAGCGGCAAGCAGCCCAAGGTCCTGTTCGCCACGCAGGCTGCCACCAGGCCGCCCACGTTCGTGCTCTTCACGACCGGCTTCCTGGAGGCGGGCTACCGCCGGTTCATCGAGCGCCGCCTGCGGGAGGAGTTCGGCTTCGAGGGCAGTCCCGTGCGCATCTCCGTGCGGGTGCGTGAGAAGCGCCCGAAGAAGTAG
- a CDS encoding FtsK/SpoIIIE domain-containing protein, producing MSRWVDPAPFEGVRPRLPWWMLLPGKLKCLAVVVALAWLVVVALGRFVLTAVRYPVTFVAPLVAAWCVWRHGWWPVGLTCTGLAGVLALWAKVAPHSFRRLCWYRLVTEWRRAVVYAPRWRTVMRLAELTKDVRGREYRPSLRHVRSEGWRDRVRVRMIPAQSSDAWELRRDGLAHSFGARSCRIRVLRPRVVELDFMHSDPLSRSIPAPALVDVSSGVDLKRVTVGCTESGSSWRIRLQGNQVLGVGVQGSGKASVLWSIVWHLAPAIRDGLVRLVGVDPKGGMELGQCPEAFDRVVYDNGVQAVELLEDLAVQVKDRADRYRGVRRLWTRVDDEPFTVLVVDELADLVAYQSDQNLRERASRALQTIVSQGRAPGFCVLALVQDPRKEVVGFRHLFGTRIALRLDEPVQVDMVLGDGVRAKGAAAHEIDENTPGVAWVKTDGRGLPERVRAFHVTDTDLLALAAYLTDGEAA from the coding sequence ATGTCGCGCTGGGTCGATCCGGCGCCGTTCGAGGGTGTCCGCCCTCGGCTGCCGTGGTGGATGTTGTTGCCGGGCAAGCTGAAGTGCCTGGCGGTCGTGGTTGCGTTGGCGTGGCTAGTGGTCGTAGCCCTGGGGCGGTTCGTACTCACGGCTGTGCGGTACCCGGTCACGTTTGTAGCGCCGCTCGTGGCGGCCTGGTGCGTGTGGCGGCACGGCTGGTGGCCTGTGGGCCTCACCTGCACGGGCCTCGCCGGAGTCCTGGCGCTGTGGGCAAAGGTGGCCCCACACTCATTTCGGCGGCTCTGCTGGTACCGGCTGGTTACGGAGTGGCGGCGGGCTGTGGTGTACGCCCCGCGCTGGCGGACCGTCATGAGGCTGGCCGAACTGACGAAGGACGTTCGCGGGCGCGAGTACCGGCCCAGCCTGCGGCACGTCCGCTCCGAAGGATGGCGTGACCGGGTCCGGGTACGGATGATCCCGGCCCAGTCCTCTGATGCCTGGGAGCTGCGGCGCGACGGCCTGGCGCACTCGTTCGGCGCCCGGTCGTGCCGGATCAGGGTCCTGCGGCCCCGGGTGGTCGAGCTGGACTTCATGCACTCCGACCCCCTGTCGCGCAGCATCCCCGCGCCCGCCTTGGTCGACGTGTCGTCCGGTGTCGACTTGAAGCGGGTCACGGTCGGATGCACGGAATCCGGTTCGTCGTGGCGGATTCGCTTGCAGGGCAACCAGGTTCTGGGCGTCGGCGTGCAGGGCTCGGGTAAAGCGTCGGTGCTGTGGTCGATCGTGTGGCACCTGGCCCCGGCGATCCGTGACGGCTTGGTGCGCCTGGTGGGCGTCGATCCCAAGGGCGGTATGGAACTCGGCCAGTGCCCAGAGGCTTTCGACCGCGTCGTGTACGACAACGGCGTCCAGGCCGTGGAGTTGTTGGAAGACCTGGCGGTCCAGGTCAAGGATCGGGCGGACCGGTATCGCGGTGTGCGCCGGTTGTGGACGCGGGTCGACGACGAGCCGTTCACTGTCCTGGTCGTGGACGAGTTGGCGGACCTGGTCGCCTACCAGTCCGACCAGAACCTGAGGGAACGCGCTTCGCGGGCGTTGCAGACGATCGTGTCGCAGGGCCGCGCGCCCGGATTCTGCGTGCTCGCGCTCGTCCAGGACCCGCGCAAGGAAGTCGTGGGGTTCCGCCACCTGTTCGGGACCCGCATCGCGCTGCGGCTCGACGAACCCGTGCAGGTGGACATGGTCCTGGGCGACGGAGTCCGGGCCAAGGGCGCGGCGGCGCACGAGATCGACGAGAACACTCCGGGCGTCGCCTGGGTGAAGACGGACGGTCGCGGTCTGCCCGAACGCGTCCGCGCGTTCCACGTCACCGATACCGACCTCCTGGCCCTGGCCGCGTACCTGACGGACGGTGAGGCGGCATGA
- a CDS encoding helix-turn-helix transcriptional regulator, which translates to MNEPMLESQWYTTDELASRLGVDSSTVRRWRTSSPVQGPPFVRLTTRVTLYSAADVEAWLTERRIDPGTAA; encoded by the coding sequence ATGAACGAACCGATGCTGGAAAGCCAGTGGTACACGACGGACGAGTTGGCTTCACGGCTCGGCGTCGACAGCTCGACGGTGCGACGTTGGCGCACATCGAGCCCGGTCCAAGGGCCGCCGTTCGTCCGGCTGACCACACGCGTGACGCTGTACAGCGCGGCGGATGTCGAGGCATGGTTGACCGAACGGCGAATCGACCCGGGGACGGCCGCGTGA
- a CDS encoding helix-turn-helix domain-containing protein encodes MLLTAEQAAAILQVRPSWLCRRTAARAVPCRFLGKHRRFAVRDVEQIAETCQSVPTGHDTHIGDLPERA; translated from the coding sequence ATCCTGCTCACCGCAGAGCAGGCGGCGGCCATACTCCAGGTCCGACCCTCCTGGCTGTGCCGCCGCACCGCCGCCCGCGCTGTGCCCTGCCGCTTCCTCGGCAAACACCGGCGCTTCGCCGTTCGCGACGTCGAGCAGATCGCCGAAACCTGCCAGTCCGTCCCAACAGGACACGACACCCACATCGGGGATCTTCCCGAGCGCGCTTGA
- a CDS encoding YcxB family protein, which yields MTITVPYDERLFKRTTQFLLRPQLNRLYVLGAVLVALGVAMLTLTTIDKVVGVVCVILGPLLVFRIGRVTAAQALEAQWSATRAAFNLVIDDQWVSIAYPLAQMRCHWETLARVVEKPDVWYLMFTKSQAVPLPKNLMTPEQQAKFAALAAARTSVVPLRRAPAQRA from the coding sequence ATGACGATCACGGTGCCGTACGACGAGCGCCTGTTCAAGCGCACGACCCAGTTCCTGCTCCGTCCGCAGCTCAACCGGCTCTACGTGCTGGGCGCGGTGCTCGTCGCGCTTGGCGTCGCCATGCTGACCCTGACGACGATCGACAAGGTGGTGGGGGTCGTCTGCGTGATCCTCGGCCCCCTGCTGGTGTTCCGCATCGGGCGGGTCACGGCCGCCCAGGCGCTGGAGGCGCAGTGGTCCGCCACTCGGGCCGCGTTCAACCTGGTGATCGACGACCAGTGGGTGAGCATCGCGTACCCGCTGGCCCAGATGCGGTGCCACTGGGAGACGCTGGCGCGGGTCGTGGAGAAGCCCGACGTCTGGTACCTGATGTTCACCAAGTCACAGGCCGTCCCGCTGCCCAAGAACCTCATGACCCCGGAGCAGCAGGCCAAGTTCGCCGCCCTCGCCGCCGCGCGGACGTCGGTGGTCCCGCTACGGCGTGCGCCGGCCCAACGCGCGTGA
- a CDS encoding integrase core domain-containing protein, giving the protein MLLRLAYLGVTNTFALLRLLPLSDRDKDTEILALRHQIMVLQRQLGDTRPRFSPADRAFLAALLHRLPTHALSRLRLLVRPETILRWHRDLRARRHAARSRPKRPGRPRTIRSIRLLVLRLTRENPTWGYRRIHGELLVLGITVAASTVWQILQDAGVDPAPERVSTPWSAFLRSQADAILACDFFETTTLSGARLYVLAVIEHASRRIRVLGATAHPTASWVTQAARNLVMDLEEAGSSARFLIRDRDGKFPALFDAVLADAGIQVGLTGVRIPRMNAIMERWIRSCRHELLDRTLIWNQPHLLHALRQYEQFHNTHRPHQGIANARPLRALPPAVTDQAAITRLDVRRQQRLGGILNEYHHAA; this is encoded by the coding sequence GTGCTGCTCCGACTGGCCTACCTCGGCGTGACCAACACGTTCGCGCTGCTGCGCCTGCTGCCCCTGAGCGACCGGGACAAGGACACGGAGATCCTGGCGCTGCGCCACCAGATCATGGTCCTGCAACGCCAACTCGGAGACACCCGACCACGGTTCTCCCCCGCCGACCGGGCCTTCCTCGCGGCACTGCTGCACCGACTCCCGACGCACGCGCTAAGTCGACTCCGCCTACTGGTCCGCCCGGAGACGATTCTGCGGTGGCACCGCGACCTCCGCGCCCGCCGCCACGCAGCCCGATCCCGCCCCAAGCGGCCCGGCCGACCACGGACCATCCGCTCGATCCGACTCCTGGTACTACGCCTAACGCGCGAGAATCCCACCTGGGGCTACCGCCGCATCCACGGCGAACTCCTCGTACTCGGCATCACAGTCGCCGCCTCCACCGTCTGGCAGATCCTCCAGGACGCCGGGGTCGACCCGGCACCAGAACGCGTCTCCACGCCCTGGTCGGCCTTCCTCCGCTCCCAAGCCGACGCGATCCTGGCCTGCGACTTCTTCGAGACCACCACCCTGAGCGGCGCCCGCCTTTACGTGCTCGCGGTGATAGAGCACGCCAGCCGCCGGATCCGCGTCCTCGGCGCCACCGCGCACCCCACCGCCTCCTGGGTCACCCAAGCCGCCAGGAACCTCGTCATGGATCTTGAAGAGGCGGGTAGTTCCGCGCGGTTCCTGATCCGCGACCGGGATGGAAAGTTCCCCGCCCTGTTCGACGCCGTCCTCGCCGACGCCGGTATCCAGGTCGGCCTCACCGGTGTCCGGATACCGCGCATGAACGCGATCATGGAACGCTGGATCCGCAGCTGCCGCCACGAACTCCTCGACCGCACCCTCATCTGGAACCAACCGCACCTACTCCACGCACTACGCCAGTACGAACAGTTCCACAACACCCACCGACCCCACCAAGGCATTGCCAACGCACGACCACTACGCGCCCTGCCACCAGCCGTCACCGATCAAGCAGCGATCACCAGACTCGACGTCCGCCGACAGCAACGACTGGGCGGCATCCTCAACGAGTACCACCACGCCGCCTGA